A single genomic interval of Osmerus eperlanus chromosome 14, fOsmEpe2.1, whole genome shotgun sequence harbors:
- the dync2i2 gene encoding WD repeat-containing protein 34 isoform X1: MFKDETIDAVGVDSLWRKSHQSAQDSRGCQTQPLHTADAQIQSLSVSESDTQTDPLDHLTQLHDGDTPKSPGLMEFLHCVEDMVVKELEKNARSHAFDRFDVNWEDQNQTVSCLHRLQYPEAQERGLHVTSISWNCTGSVIACAFGRIDDGDWITERSFICTWNLDRKGLNPRRPDTVIDVARPVMALSFHPSRPSLITGGLYSGEVVIWDTSRTQDLVLAQTGMSANIHREPVYQVGWVPGQKKGELEVLSAGSGGRVLLWSVDAAKGELVLSAGYALVKQQAKGSGNVGVTSVALSPWDPDIFLIGSEGGLVLKCSFSAQTPAATPSDCENIVLRAPIQFAFSQQGGPIHSLHCSPFHRNLFLTGGTDGMAHLHSLLQAEPLASLQVSESYVFGVRWSPTRPLIFAAATGQGLVQIFDLGRRSWKPAATIDQTTAGQPVYCLEFNTRQTHLLAVGNADGSVNIWHLSTKLTEQGPRETAKLEQLANEVAE, translated from the exons ATGTTTAAAGATGAAACAATTGATGCCGTGGGTGTCGATTCACTGTGGAGGAAATCACATCAGTCTGCACAGGACTCG AGAGGATGTCAAACTCAACCACTACACACTGCGGATGCTCAAATacagtctctgtctgtgtcagaAAGTGACACCCAGACTGACCCACTGGACCACCTCACGCAACTCCATGATGGTGACACACCAAAGTCCCCTGGGTTGATGGAGTTCCTCCATTGTGTTGAGGACATGGTTGTCAAAGAGTTGGAAAAAAATGCCAGGAGTCATGCATTTGATAGATTTGATGTGAATTGGGAAGATCAGAATCAAACG GTCTCATGCCTACACCGCCTTCAATATCCTGAAGCccaggagagaggtctgcatgTTACCAGTATATCCTGGAATTGCACAGGTTCCGTCATTGCATGTGCCTTCGGTCG CATTGATGATGGAGACTGGATCACAGAAAGGTCTTTTATTTGCACCTGGAACCTGGATCGTAAAGGCCTCAACCCCAGGCGGCCTGACACAGTGATAGATGTGGCAAGGCCTGTCATGGCACTTTCATTCCACCCCTCCCGTCCCTCTCTCATCACTG GGGGTCTTTACAGTGGAGAGGTTGTTATCTGGGACACAAGTCGGACACAGGACCTTGTATTGGCACAAACAGGAATGTCCGCCAACATTCATAGAGAGCCTGTCTATCAG GTTGGTTGGGTCCCGGGCCAGAAAAAAGGAGAACTTGAAGTTCTGAGTGCTGGCTCAGGGGGAAGGGTCCTGCTTTGGAGTGTGGATGCGGCCAAGGGGGAGCTGGTGCTCAGTGCAGGCTATGCCTTGGTCAAACAACAG GCCAAAGGAAGCGGCAATGTTGGGGTCACTTCTGTGGCCCTGTCCCCCTGGGACCCAGACATTTTCCTGATTGGCTCAGAGGGCGGCTTGGTTCTTAAGTGTTCCTTCTCTGCCCAAACTCCTGCTGCCACACCTTCAGACTGCGAGAACATAGTACTGCGAGCACCAATCCAGTTTGCTTTTAGCCAACAAGGAGGTCCCATCCATTCCTTACACTGCTCACCTTTCCATAG GAACCTGTTTTTGACGGGCGGCACAGATGGCATGGCCCATCTCCACTCTTTGCTCCAGGCTGAACCCCTTGCCTCGCTGCAGGTGTCAGAATCCTACGTGTTTGGGGTGCGCTGGTCCCCAACGCGGCCACTCATCTTTGCTGCAGCCACAGGACAAG GTCTGGTGCAGATATTTGATTTGGGTAGGAGATCTTGGAAACCAGCAGCCACGATTGACCAGACCACAGCCGGCCAACCAGTCTACTGCCTGGAATTTAATACTCGGCAGACACACCTTCTGGCAGTTGGCAATGCAGATGGCAGTGTCAACATATGGCACCTGAGCACTAAACTAACAGAGCAGGGGCCAAGAGAGACTGCCAAGCTAGAGCAACTGGCAAATGAAGTGGCTGAATGA
- the dync2i2 gene encoding WD repeat-containing protein 34 isoform X2, with protein MFKDETIDAVGVDSLWRKSHQSAQDSRGCQTQPLHTADAQIQSLSVSESDTQTDPLDHLTQLHDGDTPKSPGLMEFLHCVEDMVVKELEKNARSHAFDRFDVNWEDQNQTVSCLHRLQYPEAQERGLHVTSISWNCTGSVIACAFGRIDDGDWITERSFICTWNLDRKGLNPRRPDTVIDVARPVMALSFHPSRPSLITGGLYSGEVVIWDTSRTQDLVLAQTGMSANIHREPVYQVGWVPGQKKGELEVLSAGSGGRVLLWSVDAAKGELVLSAGYALVKQQAKGSGNVGVTSVALSPWDPDIFLIGSEGGLVLKCSFSAQTPAATPSDCENIVLRAPIQFAFSQQGGPIHSLHCSPFHRNLFLTGGTDGMAHLHSLLQAEPLASLQVSESYVFGVRWSPTRPLIFAAATGQVPGS; from the exons ATGTTTAAAGATGAAACAATTGATGCCGTGGGTGTCGATTCACTGTGGAGGAAATCACATCAGTCTGCACAGGACTCG AGAGGATGTCAAACTCAACCACTACACACTGCGGATGCTCAAATacagtctctgtctgtgtcagaAAGTGACACCCAGACTGACCCACTGGACCACCTCACGCAACTCCATGATGGTGACACACCAAAGTCCCCTGGGTTGATGGAGTTCCTCCATTGTGTTGAGGACATGGTTGTCAAAGAGTTGGAAAAAAATGCCAGGAGTCATGCATTTGATAGATTTGATGTGAATTGGGAAGATCAGAATCAAACG GTCTCATGCCTACACCGCCTTCAATATCCTGAAGCccaggagagaggtctgcatgTTACCAGTATATCCTGGAATTGCACAGGTTCCGTCATTGCATGTGCCTTCGGTCG CATTGATGATGGAGACTGGATCACAGAAAGGTCTTTTATTTGCACCTGGAACCTGGATCGTAAAGGCCTCAACCCCAGGCGGCCTGACACAGTGATAGATGTGGCAAGGCCTGTCATGGCACTTTCATTCCACCCCTCCCGTCCCTCTCTCATCACTG GGGGTCTTTACAGTGGAGAGGTTGTTATCTGGGACACAAGTCGGACACAGGACCTTGTATTGGCACAAACAGGAATGTCCGCCAACATTCATAGAGAGCCTGTCTATCAG GTTGGTTGGGTCCCGGGCCAGAAAAAAGGAGAACTTGAAGTTCTGAGTGCTGGCTCAGGGGGAAGGGTCCTGCTTTGGAGTGTGGATGCGGCCAAGGGGGAGCTGGTGCTCAGTGCAGGCTATGCCTTGGTCAAACAACAG GCCAAAGGAAGCGGCAATGTTGGGGTCACTTCTGTGGCCCTGTCCCCCTGGGACCCAGACATTTTCCTGATTGGCTCAGAGGGCGGCTTGGTTCTTAAGTGTTCCTTCTCTGCCCAAACTCCTGCTGCCACACCTTCAGACTGCGAGAACATAGTACTGCGAGCACCAATCCAGTTTGCTTTTAGCCAACAAGGAGGTCCCATCCATTCCTTACACTGCTCACCTTTCCATAG GAACCTGTTTTTGACGGGCGGCACAGATGGCATGGCCCATCTCCACTCTTTGCTCCAGGCTGAACCCCTTGCCTCGCTGCAGGTGTCAGAATCCTACGTGTTTGGGGTGCGCTGGTCCCCAACGCGGCCACTCATCTTTGCTGCAGCCACAGGACAAG tgcctggtagctga